One segment of Saprospiraceae bacterium DNA contains the following:
- a CDS encoding zinc-dependent metalloprotease, whose translation MAHLVYLGDPTQLQQNGVLSFSIPQLGADSNIVANMTSLEYGDSTGYTWFGAITSKPGYMSIVQSAGERSAFVQVEGRLFNITPIGGGFSIFQEIDGDFGPSDGCELVVEEGESQGEPEFYPCNEEYNNCPAVIDVLVLVTTDATPWYVANNPSYSQIRLAVETAMRIAIQNSGIPRKKVRISKILPNFNFTYPPVQDCLQLLNNLRQQSNSDRERYRADLVLLITSEDWACGAGAAYVNNNCGSGIYNCYAYVERPYLLHPRWTAVHELGHLLNMHHDGPGLQDNCPHSANLDNLCGHGWKVGGQDNQNTLMQTMSLPTPPGSTRILHFSNPDIFYNGVPTGTATSNNAKIFRNRGCGVENFIATATWDVFISAPDEICVIPESPEPVEMSAHVEQPNTGGQIQPVVPSALPITGKPSYTYEWRYNTTGNFNADPGTLFGTNAAATLLPPASSVLFVQLKVTSGDLQVITIIKRISVAICGRPLSDNAPANNHEVSLRLYPNPTDGSLQIELPNTLSNASWQVQIFDAMGEMRHSTLVQHTGAQRVAKLEVHRLPSGFYTCQAQQNAHVYRAKFLKL comes from the coding sequence ATGGCTCACCTTGTCTATCTTGGCGACCCCACTCAGTTGCAGCAAAATGGCGTGCTAAGCTTTAGTATCCCGCAACTCGGTGCCGACTCAAACATCGTTGCCAACATGACCAGTTTAGAGTATGGCGATTCCACGGGCTACACATGGTTTGGTGCCATCACAAGCAAGCCCGGCTATATGTCCATTGTTCAAAGTGCCGGCGAGCGCAGTGCATTTGTTCAGGTCGAAGGTAGATTGTTCAATATTACCCCTATTGGGGGCGGTTTTTCTATTTTTCAGGAAATTGACGGGGACTTCGGGCCAAGCGACGGATGCGAGCTGGTAGTGGAAGAGGGTGAAAGCCAAGGAGAGCCTGAGTTTTACCCCTGCAACGAAGAATACAACAATTGCCCGGCGGTCATTGATGTTTTGGTGCTTGTGACGACCGACGCGACGCCTTGGTACGTCGCCAACAACCCTTCCTACTCGCAGATTAGGCTTGCGGTGGAAACTGCCATGAGAATCGCCATTCAAAACAGCGGCATCCCGAGAAAAAAAGTGAGAATCAGCAAGATTCTTCCCAATTTCAATTTCACATACCCCCCCGTTCAGGACTGTCTTCAATTGCTCAACAATTTGCGTCAGCAATCGAACAGCGATAGAGAGCGATACCGCGCCGATTTGGTGCTCCTGATAACAAGCGAGGATTGGGCCTGTGGCGCGGGCGCGGCATACGTGAACAACAATTGCGGGAGCGGCATATACAACTGCTACGCTTATGTAGAGAGACCCTACTTGCTTCATCCGCGCTGGACGGCCGTGCACGAGCTCGGCCATTTGCTCAATATGCACCACGACGGCCCCGGCCTCCAGGACAATTGTCCGCACAGCGCCAATCTTGACAACCTGTGTGGGCATGGCTGGAAAGTGGGCGGACAGGACAACCAAAATACCCTCATGCAGACAATGAGCCTCCCAACCCCGCCGGGCAGCACCCGCATCCTTCACTTTTCCAATCCCGATATTTTCTACAACGGCGTCCCGACGGGCACCGCTACCTCAAACAACGCCAAGATATTTCGCAATCGCGGATGCGGCGTGGAAAACTTCATCGCCACGGCCACATGGGATGTCTTCATCTCCGCCCCCGACGAAATCTGCGTCATACCCGAATCGCCAGAGCCTGTCGAAATGAGTGCCCATGTCGAGCAGCCCAACACGGGAGGGCAGATACAACCCGTCGTGCCCTCCGCGCTACCCATCACGGGCAAACCTTCTTACACCTACGAATGGCGCTACAACACCACAGGAAACTTCAACGCTGACCCAGGCACCCTGTTCGGCACCAATGCCGCCGCCACCCTGCTCCCTCCGGCATCCAGCGTATTGTTCGTGCAACTGAAAGTCACTTCCGGCGACCTTCAGGTCATCACCATCATCAAAAGAATTTCGGTGGCAATTTGCGGAAGGCCTTTGTCGGACAACGCGCCAGCCAACAACCATGAGGTAAGCCTAAGGCTTTACCCCAATCCCACGGATGGCTCTCTTCAGATTGAATTGCCCAACACCCTGTCAAATGCCAGCTGGCAGGTTCAGATATTCGACGCGATGGGCGAGATGAGACATTCGACGCTGGTTCAGCACACCGGCGCTCAGCGGGTGGCTAAATTGGAGGTTCATCGGCTTCCATCCGGCTTTTACACCTGCCAAGCGCAACAAAATGCTCATGTATATAGGGCCAAATTTCTCAAACTCTGA
- a CDS encoding flippase-like domain-containing protein: MFDLDKLLRRLLPIICVGVLINLAVTWYLADRSNSPDWSKFSPAYLLLAALLSLLPWFWHCVRLAIWGRFFGVKISHTNLLRIVVATDVGGTVTPQAVGGAPVKMAMLVQQGYKPGEAATLTLLGNFEDVVFYAFAIPVSLALARPWENPLWQHAGAFLGKNGFWLVGVLLVALAVFLFFRQKSFSKNRQAKPESRWQLLKSEFRAAMRLVRQKGRKPFVLSILALSAQWLTRFSILLAVLLALGLPEGLLHFFLLQWMVFVAMALVPTPGATGGAEAAFLLVFGKIIPKSAVGPALTGWRFLTYYFMLLVGVAILWATQRWAGPIQPKLPDT; this comes from the coding sequence ATGTTCGACCTCGACAAATTGCTCCGTCGCTTGCTACCGATTATCTGTGTCGGCGTGCTCATCAATCTGGCTGTGACGTGGTATCTGGCTGACCGCAGCAATAGCCCTGATTGGTCGAAATTTTCTCCCGCTTATTTGCTGCTGGCAGCGTTGCTGTCGCTGCTGCCGTGGTTTTGGCACTGCGTCCGGTTGGCCATATGGGGGCGATTTTTTGGGGTAAAAATCTCCCATACGAACCTGCTTCGCATCGTGGTGGCCACCGACGTGGGTGGCACGGTGACGCCGCAGGCCGTCGGCGGCGCGCCGGTGAAAATGGCGATGCTGGTGCAACAGGGCTACAAACCCGGCGAGGCGGCGACACTGACGCTGTTGGGCAACTTTGAGGATGTGGTGTTTTACGCTTTTGCGATTCCGGTTTCGCTCGCGCTGGCGCGACCCTGGGAGAATCCGCTATGGCAACACGCGGGTGCTTTTTTGGGAAAAAATGGATTTTGGCTCGTCGGCGTTTTGTTGGTCGCGCTCGCCGTTTTCTTGTTTTTCAGACAAAAATCTTTTTCAAAAAACAGGCAGGCCAAACCCGAATCGCGCTGGCAACTGCTCAAGTCGGAGTTTAGGGCGGCGATGCGGCTCGTTCGCCAAAAAGGGCGCAAGCCATTTGTTTTGAGCATTTTGGCCCTGAGTGCCCAATGGCTGACGCGGTTTTCCATCCTGCTCGCGGTGTTGCTGGCACTGGGCCTGCCCGAGGGTTTGCTCCATTTTTTCCTGTTGCAATGGATGGTGTTTGTGGCGATGGCGCTCGTGCCGACACCCGGCGCGACGGGTGGGGCAGAGGCGGCTTTTTTGCTTGTTTTCGGAAAAATTATCCCCAAATCGGCAGTCGGCCCGGCGCTTACGGGCTGGCGCTTTCTCACTTACTATTTCATGTTGTTGGTGGGTGTGGCGATATTGTGGGCGACGCAGCGGTGGGCGGGCCCTATTCAGCCAAAATTGCCAGACACATAA